In one Streptomyces sp. NBC_00597 genomic region, the following are encoded:
- a CDS encoding N-acetylmuramoyl-L-alanine amidase, whose protein sequence is MGSKVGRAEGAPKAAPRRTRRMVLFGGLAVFTAAAIAGQDELRRAWWLLPGVGKPRKEGEVDHAGVGWTAASPANWRLADRPDDYRVDRIVVHVTQGSFASSVDAFKNPWHQASAHYIVGQDGRIEQMVRELDVAFHSGNRSMNERSVGIEHEGFVDRPQDFTDALYAASARLAADVCRRYGIPVDRTHILGHSEVPGADHTDPGPHWDWNRYLGLVRSELAAAPH, encoded by the coding sequence ATGGGGAGCAAGGTCGGCAGGGCCGAGGGGGCGCCGAAAGCCGCGCCGCGCAGGACGCGCCGGATGGTGCTGTTCGGGGGGCTCGCGGTCTTCACCGCGGCGGCGATCGCCGGACAGGACGAACTGCGGCGCGCCTGGTGGCTGCTGCCGGGAGTGGGCAAGCCGCGGAAGGAAGGTGAGGTCGACCACGCTGGCGTGGGCTGGACGGCGGCCTCGCCGGCGAACTGGCGACTGGCGGACCGGCCCGACGACTACCGGGTGGACCGGATCGTCGTCCATGTCACACAGGGCAGCTTCGCGTCGTCGGTGGATGCGTTCAAGAACCCGTGGCACCAGGCGTCGGCGCACTACATAGTCGGCCAGGACGGCCGTATCGAGCAGATGGTGCGCGAGCTGGACGTCGCCTTCCACTCGGGCAACCGCTCGATGAACGAGCGCAGTGTGGGCATCGAGCACGAGGGCTTCGTGGACCGGCCGCAGGACTTCACGGACGCGCTGTACGCGGCCTCGGCCCGGCTGGCCGCGGACGTCTGCCGCAGGTACGGCATACCCGTGGACCGTACGCACATACTGGGCCACTCCGAGGTCCCGGGCGCCGACCACACCGACCCGGGCCCGCACTGGGACTGGAACCGCTACCTGGGCCTGGTCCGCTCGGAACTCGCAGCGGCCCCCCACTGA
- the mnmA gene encoding tRNA 2-thiouridine(34) synthase MnmA gives MTENLPRTARPLRVLAAMSGGVDSAVAAARAVEAGHDVTGVHLALSANPQSFRTGARGCCTIEDSRDARRAADVIGIPFYVWDLAERFREDVVEDFISEYEAGRTPNPCLRCNEKIKFAALLDKALALGFDAVCTGHYATVVLNEDGTRELHRASDMAKDQSYVLGVLDEKQLAHALFPLGDTLTTKEEIRAEAEERGLAVAKKPDSHDICFIADGDTQGFLASRLGKAEGDIVDGATGEKVGTHDGAFGFTIGQRKGLRIGHPAPDGKPRYVLDISPVNNTVTVGPVEALDVTALTAIRPRWCGAVAAAPGTYTAQLRAHGGETEVFAEVVEGELRVSFTEPVRGVAPGQAIVLYDGTRVVGSATIATTTRAAAAAV, from the coding sequence ATGACTGAGAACCTGCCGCGCACCGCCCGCCCCCTTCGCGTCCTGGCCGCCATGTCCGGCGGCGTGGACTCCGCCGTTGCCGCCGCCCGCGCGGTCGAAGCCGGGCACGACGTGACCGGCGTCCACCTCGCGCTCTCCGCGAACCCACAGTCCTTCCGGACCGGCGCCCGCGGCTGCTGCACCATCGAGGACTCCCGCGACGCCCGCCGCGCCGCCGACGTCATCGGCATCCCGTTCTACGTCTGGGACCTGGCCGAGCGCTTCCGCGAGGACGTCGTCGAGGACTTCATCTCCGAGTACGAGGCCGGGCGCACCCCGAACCCCTGCCTGCGCTGCAACGAGAAGATCAAGTTCGCGGCCCTGCTGGACAAGGCCCTCGCCCTCGGCTTCGACGCCGTCTGCACCGGCCACTACGCCACCGTCGTCCTGAACGAGGACGGCACCCGCGAGCTGCACCGCGCCTCCGACATGGCCAAGGACCAGTCGTACGTCCTCGGCGTCCTCGACGAGAAGCAGCTCGCCCACGCCCTCTTCCCGCTCGGTGACACCCTCACCACCAAGGAAGAGATCCGCGCCGAGGCCGAGGAGCGCGGTCTGGCCGTCGCGAAGAAGCCCGACAGTCACGACATCTGCTTCATCGCCGACGGCGACACCCAGGGCTTCCTCGCGAGCCGCCTGGGCAAGGCCGAGGGCGACATCGTCGACGGGGCCACCGGTGAGAAGGTCGGCACCCACGACGGCGCCTTCGGCTTCACCATCGGCCAGCGCAAGGGCCTGCGCATCGGCCACCCCGCGCCCGACGGCAAGCCGCGCTACGTCCTCGACATCTCGCCGGTGAACAACACCGTCACCGTCGGACCCGTCGAGGCCCTGGACGTCACCGCCCTCACCGCGATCCGCCCCCGCTGGTGCGGAGCCGTGGCCGCCGCCCCGGGCACCTACACCGCCCAGCTGCGCGCCCACGGCGGCGAGACCGAGGTCTTCGCCGAGGTCGTCGAGGGCGAGCTGCGGGTCTCCTTCACCGAGCCGGTCCGCGGCGTCGCCCCCGGCCAGGCGATCGTGCTCTACGACGGCACCCGCGTGGTCGGCTCCGCCACCATCGCGACCACCACCAGGGCCGCGGCCGCCGCGGTCTGA
- a CDS encoding CAP domain-containing protein, whose amino-acid sequence MSTRTHRVRRLAVAACAAPLLFTGAASGAAAAAVPDTVRDSNAGEIVSLVNAERAKAGCPALTVNPKLTQAAQTHAEDMAENNLNGHTGSDGSNEGTRLDRVGYNWSSWGGNVSSGFPDSKAHVDGWLNSAPHKKAVLNCNFTETGVGVSGDRAVQMFARPM is encoded by the coding sequence ATGAGCACCAGAACCCATCGCGTCCGTCGTCTGGCCGTGGCCGCCTGCGCGGCCCCGCTGCTGTTCACCGGGGCCGCCTCCGGCGCGGCCGCCGCGGCCGTGCCCGACACCGTGCGGGACTCGAACGCCGGTGAGATCGTTTCGCTGGTCAACGCGGAGCGGGCCAAGGCCGGATGCCCCGCGCTGACCGTGAACCCGAAGCTCACCCAGGCCGCGCAGACCCACGCCGAGGACATGGCCGAGAACAACCTCAACGGACACACCGGGTCCGACGGCTCCAACGAGGGGACCCGGCTCGACCGGGTCGGCTACAACTGGAGCTCCTGGGGCGGGAACGTCTCCTCGGGCTTCCCCGACTCCAAGGCGCACGTCGACGGCTGGCTGAACAGTGCACCCCACAAGAAGGCCGTGCTGAACTGCAACTTCACCGAGACGGGCGTCGGAGTCTCGGGCGACCGCGCCGTGCAGATGTTCGCCAGGCCCATGTGA
- a CDS encoding NADP-dependent oxidoreductase, protein MRAVVVSQWGGPEVLTEVETERPEPGLNEILVRVRAAGVNPVDWKTRASGGLIGWGEVPMVGWDVSGTVEAVGPGVTLYRAGDEVYGMPNFPRQAGGYAEYVVAPARHFARKPASLDHVQAAALPLAALTAWQALVDTAGVAAGQRVLVHAAAGGVGHLALQIAKARGAYVIGTASAAKHELLRELGADEVIDYRTTDFEDAVSDVDVVIDAVGGDYGQRSLKVLKPGGHLVTLPGPDGLPTDPHGVHASWVLVEPDLKGLEEIAALADRGLLRPLVDTVLPLEQAAKAHEIGEQGRTTGKIVLTVA, encoded by the coding sequence ATGCGCGCGGTCGTCGTCAGCCAGTGGGGTGGGCCCGAGGTTCTCACCGAGGTCGAGACGGAGCGGCCCGAGCCGGGCCTGAACGAGATCCTCGTCCGGGTCCGCGCGGCGGGGGTGAACCCGGTGGACTGGAAGACCCGGGCCAGCGGCGGTCTGATCGGCTGGGGCGAGGTCCCGATGGTCGGCTGGGACGTGTCGGGCACCGTCGAAGCGGTCGGTCCGGGCGTGACCCTGTACCGCGCGGGCGACGAGGTGTACGGCATGCCGAACTTCCCGCGCCAGGCCGGCGGCTACGCCGAGTACGTGGTCGCCCCGGCGCGCCACTTCGCCCGCAAGCCGGCGTCCCTGGACCACGTGCAGGCGGCGGCCCTGCCGCTGGCGGCGCTGACCGCCTGGCAGGCGCTGGTGGACACGGCCGGGGTCGCGGCCGGGCAGCGGGTGCTGGTGCACGCGGCGGCCGGCGGTGTCGGCCACCTGGCCCTGCAGATCGCCAAGGCTCGTGGGGCGTACGTCATCGGCACGGCGAGCGCGGCCAAGCACGAGCTGCTGCGCGAGCTGGGCGCCGACGAGGTGATCGACTACCGCACCACCGACTTCGAGGACGCCGTCTCCGACGTGGACGTCGTGATCGACGCGGTGGGCGGGGACTACGGACAGCGCTCGCTGAAGGTGCTCAAGCCGGGCGGCCACCTGGTGACCCTGCCGGGCCCGGACGGCCTCCCGACCGACCCGCACGGCGTGCACGCCTCCTGGGTCCTGGTGGAACCGGACCTCAAGGGCCTGGAGGAGATCGCCGCGCTGGCCGACCGGGGCCTGCTGAGGCCGCTGGTCGACACGGTGCTGCCGCTGGAGCAGGCCGCGAAGGCCCACGAGATCGGCGAGCAGGGCCGGACCACCGGCAAGATCGTCCTCACGGTGGCCTGA
- a CDS encoding helix-turn-helix domain-containing protein has product MPALHRIAVLALEGVAPFELGMPSRVFGNARTEDGGALYEVTVCTADGQPVTSDAGFSIGVTAGSEALAAADTVIVPPTHAMPGLLRGEPLPQALVDALAHIRPGTRIVSICTGSEVLAAAGLLDGRRATTHWVHAPEFQRAFPRVNLDEDVLFVDDGDILTSAGVAAGIDLCLYLIRADHGTAAANRAARLCVVPPWRDGGQAQYIDRPVPEPTVATTTATRAWALERLAEPVTLGELAAHARMSLRTFTRRFRDEVGMTPVQWLTVQRLELARQLLESSDLPVDLVAHRSGFGSANSLRQHMRTALGISPIAYRRTFRPGVPAPAHA; this is encoded by the coding sequence ATGCCCGCTTTGCATCGAATCGCCGTACTCGCCCTTGAGGGCGTCGCCCCCTTCGAGCTCGGCATGCCCTCACGGGTCTTCGGCAACGCCCGCACCGAGGACGGCGGCGCCCTGTACGAGGTCACCGTCTGCACGGCCGACGGGCAGCCCGTGACCAGCGACGCGGGCTTCTCCATCGGTGTCACCGCAGGCTCCGAGGCCCTCGCCGCGGCCGACACCGTGATCGTCCCGCCCACCCACGCCATGCCCGGCCTGCTGCGCGGCGAGCCCCTGCCGCAGGCCCTCGTCGACGCCCTCGCCCACATCCGCCCCGGCACCCGCATCGTGTCGATCTGCACCGGCTCCGAGGTGCTCGCCGCCGCCGGGCTGCTCGACGGCCGGCGCGCCACCACGCACTGGGTGCACGCCCCGGAGTTCCAGCGGGCCTTCCCGCGCGTCAACCTCGACGAGGACGTGCTCTTCGTCGACGACGGCGACATCCTCACCTCGGCCGGAGTGGCCGCCGGCATCGACCTCTGCCTCTACCTGATCCGCGCCGACCACGGCACCGCCGCCGCCAACCGCGCCGCGCGGCTGTGCGTCGTACCGCCCTGGCGCGACGGCGGGCAGGCCCAGTACATCGACCGGCCCGTCCCCGAGCCGACCGTCGCCACCACCACCGCCACCCGGGCCTGGGCCTTGGAGCGGCTCGCCGAACCGGTCACGCTGGGCGAGCTGGCCGCGCACGCCAGGATGAGCCTGCGCACCTTCACCCGGCGGTTCCGCGACGAGGTCGGCATGACCCCGGTGCAGTGGCTCACCGTTCAACGCCTCGAATTGGCGCGCCAGTTGCTGGAGTCCAGTGACCTGCCGGTCGATCTGGTCGCGCACCGGTCCGGCTTCGGCTCCGCCAACTCGCTGCGCCAGCACATGCGGACCGCCCTCGGCATCTCGCCGATCGCCTACCGCAGGACCTTCCGGCCCGGCGTCCCGGCGCCGGCGCACGCATGA
- a CDS encoding DUF1330 domain-containing protein, whose amino-acid sequence MTAYAIAHIRPETMNEDVLRYIEEIQSTMDPFEGRFLVHGAQVEVMEGPFPGTVVVLGFPDIERARAWYSSPAYQALVPLRTRHIPGEVILVDGVPAGYDATKTAAALRGDAGL is encoded by the coding sequence GTGACCGCGTACGCCATCGCCCACATACGGCCCGAGACCATGAACGAGGACGTCCTCCGCTACATCGAGGAGATCCAGTCGACGATGGACCCCTTCGAGGGCCGCTTCCTCGTCCACGGAGCGCAGGTCGAAGTCATGGAAGGGCCCTTCCCGGGAACCGTCGTGGTCCTCGGTTTCCCGGACATCGAGCGCGCCCGCGCCTGGTACTCCTCCCCGGCCTACCAGGCCCTCGTCCCGCTGCGCACCCGCCACATCCCCGGCGAGGTCATCCTGGTGGACGGCGTGCCGGCCGGCTACGACGCCACGAAGACCGCGGCCGCCCTGCGCGGCGACGCCGGTCTCTGA
- a CDS encoding SDR family oxidoreductase, whose translation MATHLITGAGAGIGAAVAARLHARGDDLVLLARDAARGKQLVERYPGSRALVGDLADPDRLSWAFSKQAVPERIDSLLHIAGIVDLGPVGELRPKTWHQQLNVNLIAPAEVTRLLLPTLRASKATVVFVNSGAGLAAHADWSAYAASKHGLKALADSLRAEEKQNGIRVTSVYPGRTATAMQAKVHSQEGKEYDPADWIDPESVATTIVMAVDLPRDAEVNDLTVRPGR comes from the coding sequence ATGGCTACTCACCTGATCACCGGTGCCGGCGCAGGCATCGGCGCCGCCGTCGCCGCGCGCCTCCACGCGCGCGGCGACGACCTCGTCCTCCTCGCCCGCGACGCCGCCCGCGGCAAGCAGCTCGTCGAGCGTTACCCCGGCTCCCGCGCGCTCGTCGGGGACCTCGCCGACCCCGACCGGCTGTCCTGGGCCTTCTCCAAGCAGGCCGTCCCCGAGCGGATCGACTCGCTCCTGCACATCGCCGGGATCGTCGACCTCGGCCCCGTCGGCGAGCTGCGCCCCAAGACCTGGCACCAGCAGCTCAACGTGAACCTGATCGCCCCCGCCGAGGTCACCCGTCTGCTGTTGCCCACCCTGCGCGCCTCGAAGGCCACCGTCGTCTTCGTGAACTCCGGCGCGGGCCTCGCCGCCCACGCCGACTGGAGCGCGTACGCCGCCTCCAAGCACGGTCTCAAGGCCCTGGCCGACTCGCTGCGCGCCGAGGAGAAGCAGAACGGCATCCGGGTCACTTCCGTCTATCCGGGGCGCACCGCGACCGCCATGCAGGCCAAGGTCCACTCCCAGGAGGGCAAGGAGTACGACCCGGCCGACTGGATCGACCCCGAATCCGTGGCCACCACGATCGTGATGGCCGTCGACCTGCCGCGCGACGCCGAGGTCAACGACCTCACCGTGAGGCCGGGCCGATGA